The following coding sequences lie in one Populus trichocarpa isolate Nisqually-1 chromosome 14, P.trichocarpa_v4.1, whole genome shotgun sequence genomic window:
- the LOC112323293 gene encoding uncharacterized protein At4g08330, chloroplastic isoform X1, whose translation MSQSDISYRRKTRQSARIKLLFELQSCGSCGYPLNLTSSNRITSNIGSGYQKSIKKGYISFLSVDLSRFTQVDEVNCLPVSWGRYHSKSKLLCRKCGVHVGYGYGDSPALCGFDSPNSSSSAYKKFTIKIRALQPSEEC comes from the exons ATGTCTCAATCTGACATCTCGTACAG GCGTAAAACAAGGCAATCTGCAAGAATTAAGCTTCTGTTTGAGCTGCAAAG CTGTGGCTCTTGTGGATACCCCTTGAATTTAACATCTTCCAATCGAATCACCTCCAACATAGGTTCTGGATATCAGAAATCTATAAAGAAAGGTTATATCTCCTTCCTTTCTGTTGATCTTAGTCGATTCACACAGGTTGATGAGGTAAACTGTCTTCCTGTGTCTTGGGGTCGTTATCATTCAAAAAGTAAACTTCTTTGTCGTAAATGTGGGGTTCACGTAGGCTATGGATATGGAGATTCGCCCGCTCTATGTGGTTTTGACTCTCCCAACTCATCAAGCTCAGcttataaaaaatttaccatAAAGATCCGAGCTCTACAGCCTTCAGAAGAGTGCTAA
- the LOC112323293 gene encoding uncharacterized protein LOC112323293 isoform X2, translated as MSQSDISYRRKTRQSARIKLLFELQSCGSCGYPLNLTSSNRITSNIGSGYQKSIKKGYGYGDSPALCGFDSPNSSSSAYKKFTIKIRALQPSEEC; from the exons ATGTCTCAATCTGACATCTCGTACAG GCGTAAAACAAGGCAATCTGCAAGAATTAAGCTTCTGTTTGAGCTGCAAAG CTGTGGCTCTTGTGGATACCCCTTGAATTTAACATCTTCCAATCGAATCACCTCCAACATAGGTTCTGGATATCAGAAATCTATAAAGAAAG GCTATGGATATGGAGATTCGCCCGCTCTATGTGGTTTTGACTCTCCCAACTCATCAAGCTCAGcttataaaaaatttaccatAAAGATCCGAGCTCTACAGCCTTCAGAAGAGTGCTAA